In Spea bombifrons isolate aSpeBom1 chromosome 12, aSpeBom1.2.pri, whole genome shotgun sequence, the following proteins share a genomic window:
- the HES4 gene encoding transcription factor HES-4 isoform X1, with amino-acid sequence MPADSMEKPTASPIAGAPANSAQTPDKPKSASEHRKVNISTSCSSHFSCPRVTQDAPVNPSYVLICLVSVLQSSKPIMEKRRRARINESLGQLKTLILDALKKDSSRHSKLEKADILEMTVKHLRNLQRVQMTAALTADPSVLGKYRAGFNECMNEVTRFLSTCEGVNTEVRTRLLGHLSGCLGQIVAMNYQQPPSSQPLHVQMPTAPGAPAQVPLPCKMSPAESVSPKVFQGGFQLVPATDGQFAFLIPNPAYASSPGPVIPLYASSNVTSSGGPQGQSPVQGITTFSHKLPHLAQSVSPLGVGTGPDNTESVWRPW; translated from the exons ATGCCTGCTGATAGTATGGAGAAACCCACCGCATCCCCGATTGCAGGGGCACCGGCCAATTCTGCACAGACCCCGGATAAACCTAAGAGTGCCAGTGAGCACAGAAAGGTAAATATATCCACATCCTGCTCTTCGCATTTTTCTTGCCCACGCGTGACACAGGATGCTCCGGTAAATCCCAGCTATGTGCTCATCTGTCTTGTCTCTGTTTTGCAGTCCTCCAAACCCATCATGGAAAAGCGCAGGAGAGCTCGCATCAATGAGAGTCTGGGGCAGTTAAAGACCCTTATCCTGGACGCACTGAAAAAAGAT AGCTCCAGACACTCCAAGCTGGAGAAGGCAGACATTCTGGAGATGACAGTGAAACATCTAAGGAACCTGCAGCGCGTCCAGATGACAG CTGCACTAACAGCAGACCCCTCAGTCCTTGGTAAATACAGAGCAGGATTCAACGAGTGCATGAACGAAGTCACTCGATTCCTCTCAACATGTGAAGGAGTCAACACAGAAGTGAGGACCCGGCTACTTGGGCACCTCTCTGGCTGCTTGGGTCAGATAGTGGCCATGAATTACCAACAGCCCCCTTCCAGCCAGCCTCTGCATGTCCAAATGCCCACTGCACCTGGAGCCCCTGCTCAAGTGCCCCTTCCCTGCAAGATGAGCCCAGCTGAGTCAGTGTCACCCAAGGTCTTCCAGGGAGGCTTCCAGCTGGTGCCAGCCACTGATGGACAGTTTGCCTTTCTCATCCCTAACCCAGCTTATGCCTCCAGCCCTGGGCCTGTCATCCCATTGTATGCCAGCAGCAATGTGACATCCAGTGGGGGACCTCAGGGACAGTCCCCTGTGCAGGGAATCACTACCTTCAGCCACAAGCTGCCTCACCTGGCACAGTCTGTTAGCCCCCTTGGGGTcggcactggcccagacaacaCAGAGTCAGTTTGGAGACCCTGGTGA
- the HES4 gene encoding transcription factor HES-4 isoform X2 has protein sequence MPADSMEKPTASPIAGAPANSAQTPDKPKSASEHRKSSKPIMEKRRRARINESLGQLKTLILDALKKDSSRHSKLEKADILEMTVKHLRNLQRVQMTAALTADPSVLGKYRAGFNECMNEVTRFLSTCEGVNTEVRTRLLGHLSGCLGQIVAMNYQQPPSSQPLHVQMPTAPGAPAQVPLPCKMSPAESVSPKVFQGGFQLVPATDGQFAFLIPNPAYASSPGPVIPLYASSNVTSSGGPQGQSPVQGITTFSHKLPHLAQSVSPLGVGTGPDNTESVWRPW, from the exons ATGCCTGCTGATAGTATGGAGAAACCCACCGCATCCCCGATTGCAGGGGCACCGGCCAATTCTGCACAGACCCCGGATAAACCTAAGAGTGCCAGTGAGCACAGAAAG TCCTCCAAACCCATCATGGAAAAGCGCAGGAGAGCTCGCATCAATGAGAGTCTGGGGCAGTTAAAGACCCTTATCCTGGACGCACTGAAAAAAGAT AGCTCCAGACACTCCAAGCTGGAGAAGGCAGACATTCTGGAGATGACAGTGAAACATCTAAGGAACCTGCAGCGCGTCCAGATGACAG CTGCACTAACAGCAGACCCCTCAGTCCTTGGTAAATACAGAGCAGGATTCAACGAGTGCATGAACGAAGTCACTCGATTCCTCTCAACATGTGAAGGAGTCAACACAGAAGTGAGGACCCGGCTACTTGGGCACCTCTCTGGCTGCTTGGGTCAGATAGTGGCCATGAATTACCAACAGCCCCCTTCCAGCCAGCCTCTGCATGTCCAAATGCCCACTGCACCTGGAGCCCCTGCTCAAGTGCCCCTTCCCTGCAAGATGAGCCCAGCTGAGTCAGTGTCACCCAAGGTCTTCCAGGGAGGCTTCCAGCTGGTGCCAGCCACTGATGGACAGTTTGCCTTTCTCATCCCTAACCCAGCTTATGCCTCCAGCCCTGGGCCTGTCATCCCATTGTATGCCAGCAGCAATGTGACATCCAGTGGGGGACCTCAGGGACAGTCCCCTGTGCAGGGAATCACTACCTTCAGCCACAAGCTGCCTCACCTGGCACAGTCTGTTAGCCCCCTTGGGGTcggcactggcccagacaacaCAGAGTCAGTTTGGAGACCCTGGTGA